Proteins co-encoded in one Halorussus lipolyticus genomic window:
- a CDS encoding MFS transporter, with translation MNEEKLQFYALYLTRFASGFGFVTLLTLLPKYITLFGATGLVVGLFTTAFTAAQTLATIPLAWAGDRGDKRLVLVGVLGVSILSYIAFALVSNPSAESWQFILVRGLQGIAVTGSGLMSLALVGELSPPDRRANHIGKANSWRLAAGILGSLAAGGLYEWGGFEAVYTVLVVLLVPAMVGVWFLLDEDESRVKGNPFAGLAFNRRLWTLTSFRAQYAVAVTLVRTWVPIYAGVTAAQGGLGYTTPLVIGLVVTAEKVTNMLLQPHTGRLSDRAGRSLFVFVGGGLYGLVAIAVPFTPAIGTALNLPATFPLLGTLSAAFLPLLVCNGLLGVADSIREPASMALFADEGTDDGSVASSFGIRELVWRPGSVLAPMLGGALMATQIDWVFFVGGAAALSAVLTFFGVLSHNYGAQALTEW, from the coding sequence GTGAACGAGGAGAAACTCCAGTTCTACGCGCTCTATCTGACGCGGTTCGCCTCCGGGTTCGGGTTCGTGACGCTGTTGACCCTCCTCCCGAAGTACATCACCCTGTTCGGGGCCACCGGGTTGGTCGTCGGCCTGTTCACGACGGCGTTCACCGCCGCGCAGACCCTCGCCACGATTCCGCTGGCGTGGGCGGGCGACCGAGGAGACAAGCGACTCGTCCTCGTGGGCGTCCTCGGGGTGAGCATCCTGAGCTATATCGCGTTCGCGCTGGTCTCGAATCCCTCTGCGGAGTCGTGGCAGTTCATCCTCGTCCGCGGCCTGCAAGGCATCGCCGTCACCGGGTCGGGCCTGATGTCGCTGGCGCTGGTCGGCGAACTCTCCCCGCCCGACCGGCGGGCCAACCACATCGGGAAAGCGAACTCGTGGCGACTCGCGGCGGGCATCCTCGGCAGTCTCGCCGCGGGCGGTCTCTACGAGTGGGGCGGGTTCGAGGCCGTCTACACCGTCCTCGTCGTCCTCCTCGTCCCCGCGATGGTCGGCGTCTGGTTCCTGCTGGACGAGGACGAGTCCCGCGTGAAAGGCAACCCCTTCGCCGGACTGGCGTTCAACCGCCGGCTCTGGACCCTGACGAGTTTCCGCGCCCAGTACGCCGTCGCGGTCACGCTGGTCCGGACGTGGGTGCCCATCTACGCCGGCGTCACTGCCGCGCAGGGCGGGTTGGGCTACACCACCCCGCTGGTCATCGGTCTCGTCGTCACCGCCGAGAAGGTCACGAACATGCTCTTGCAACCCCACACCGGCAGACTCTCGGACCGCGCCGGGCGCTCGCTGTTCGTCTTCGTCGGCGGGGGTCTCTACGGGTTGGTCGCCATCGCGGTCCCGTTCACGCCCGCCATCGGAACCGCGCTAAACCTGCCCGCGACCTTCCCCCTCCTCGGGACCCTCTCGGCCGCCTTTCTCCCCCTGCTCGTCTGCAACGGCCTGCTGGGAGTCGCCGACAGCATCCGGGAACCCGCCAGCATGGCGCTGTTCGCCGACGAGGGCACCGACGACGGGAGCGTGGCCTCCAGTTTCGGCATCCGGGAGTTGGTCTGGCGGCCGGGGAGCGTCCTCGCGCCGATGCTCGGCGGTGCCCTGATGGCGACGCAAATCGACTGGGTGTTCTTCGTCGGCGGGGCCGCCGCCCTCAGCGCAGTCCTGACCTTCTTCGGCGTCCTCTCGCACAACTACGGCGCGCAGGCGCTGACCGAGTGGTAG
- a CDS encoding 3-oxoacyl-ACP synthase → MTDPSESTVGLTGYGTYVPDEIVTGEEIAAQSDIPEDVVVEKMGVREKRVCPSDSDHTTDMCVKAAEEALADAEIEAGEVDMVLYHGSEFKDFVVWSASANVAERLGAEGAFAVESYALCAGAPLAIRQAKSQLLADAPETALLVSASREEDLVDYENEDSSFMFNFGSGACAMVLETDPDEDRLRATIRESAALTDGSFSEDVVMPAGGSRNPASRATVEQGLHTLDVPDPEGMKERLADVSLPNFEEVADDALSRSGYDRDDLDFVALTHMKRSFHDLLTDRLGAEDYYLDEYGHVQSVDQILALDEGVERGLVESGDVLCFLAAGTGYTWAATVLDWQG, encoded by the coding sequence ATGACAGACCCGAGCGAATCCACGGTCGGACTGACTGGCTACGGAACGTACGTCCCGGACGAAATCGTCACGGGCGAGGAAATCGCGGCCCAGAGTGACATCCCCGAGGACGTCGTGGTCGAGAAGATGGGCGTCCGCGAGAAGCGAGTCTGTCCATCGGATTCGGACCACACCACCGACATGTGCGTGAAAGCCGCCGAGGAGGCCCTCGCTGACGCGGAAATCGAAGCCGGCGAGGTCGATATGGTCCTCTACCACGGGTCGGAGTTCAAGGACTTCGTGGTGTGGAGCGCGTCAGCGAACGTCGCCGAGCGCCTCGGTGCGGAAGGTGCCTTCGCGGTCGAAAGCTACGCGCTCTGTGCCGGGGCACCGCTGGCCATCCGGCAGGCAAAATCGCAACTGCTGGCCGACGCGCCCGAGACCGCACTGCTGGTCTCGGCGAGTCGAGAGGAGGACTTGGTGGACTACGAAAACGAGGACTCGTCGTTCATGTTCAACTTCGGGAGCGGGGCCTGTGCGATGGTGCTGGAAACCGACCCCGACGAGGACAGATTGCGGGCCACGATTCGGGAGAGCGCCGCCCTGACGGACGGCAGTTTCTCGGAGGACGTGGTGATGCCCGCAGGCGGGTCCCGGAATCCGGCGAGTCGGGCCACCGTCGAGCAGGGTCTCCACACCCTCGACGTGCCCGACCCCGAGGGAATGAAAGAGCGACTCGCGGACGTAAGCCTCCCGAACTTCGAGGAGGTCGCCGACGACGCGCTCTCGCGGTCTGGCTACGACCGCGACGACCTCGATTTCGTGGCGCTGACCCACATGAAGCGGTCGTTCCACGACCTGCTGACCGACCGCTTGGGTGCGGAAGACTACTACCTCGACGAGTACGGCCACGTCCAGAGCGTGGACCAGATTCTCGCGCTGGACGAGGGCGTCGAGCGCGGACTGGTCGAGTCGGGCGACGTGCTGTGCTTCCTCGCGGCCGGAACCGGCTACACGTGGGCCGCGACGGTGCTGGACTGGCAGGGCTGA
- a CDS encoding branched-chain amino acid ABC transporter permease has translation MVTILPDVETMVTVLYFGLFAMSFDFISGYTGYLSFGHAAFYGTGAYFVILVANGKIPLLGTGTPFIYLLILGGLVAAVLAVLIGAVSFRLSGVYFAMITLGFSQVLYVFVRDWDFVASNPRDGPAVLGRTEPFSVGVPGVDSLDLAIGQLAGDSVEGLLGVLSFGTTEVSYYMIGLVVLVCYFAMQRIIHSPFGRVLVAIRENEERAEAVGYNTFWYKLGAFAVSAFFAAVAGGLFAGFQRSVSPESSFYFLVTGDALLASIIGGFGTLAGPLYGWLFDETVTEFLSKAGEGGGLLPYLRDNLGQATMTTELYNGLTVGQAIDTFLNGHAELYVGVIFVLFVLFIPNGLLGTVRDRLGGPVGKQVARRLRGDEK, from the coding sequence ATGGTGACGATTCTGCCCGACGTGGAGACGATGGTTACCGTGCTGTACTTCGGGCTATTCGCCATGTCCTTCGACTTCATCAGCGGGTACACCGGCTATCTCTCCTTCGGCCACGCGGCCTTCTACGGCACGGGGGCGTACTTCGTCATCCTCGTCGCCAACGGGAAGATTCCCCTGCTGGGGACCGGCACGCCGTTCATCTACCTGCTGATACTGGGCGGGTTGGTCGCCGCGGTCCTCGCGGTCCTCATCGGCGCGGTGTCCTTCCGCCTGTCGGGAGTCTACTTCGCCATGATTACGCTGGGATTCTCGCAGGTGCTGTACGTCTTCGTCCGGGACTGGGACTTCGTGGCCAGCAACCCGCGGGACGGTCCCGCGGTGCTGGGCCGGACCGAACCCTTCAGCGTCGGCGTGCCCGGCGTGGACTCGCTGGACTTGGCCATCGGCCAGTTAGCGGGCGATAGCGTCGAGGGCCTGCTCGGGGTCCTCTCGTTCGGGACCACCGAGGTCTCCTACTACATGATTGGTCTCGTGGTGCTGGTCTGTTACTTCGCCATGCAGAGAATCATCCACTCGCCGTTCGGCAGGGTGCTGGTCGCCATCCGCGAGAACGAGGAGCGCGCCGAAGCGGTCGGCTACAACACCTTCTGGTACAAACTCGGGGCGTTCGCCGTCTCGGCGTTCTTCGCCGCGGTCGCCGGCGGCCTGTTCGCGGGCTTCCAGCGGTCGGTCTCGCCCGAGAGCAGTTTCTACTTCCTCGTGACCGGTGACGCCCTGCTGGCCTCGATTATCGGCGGGTTCGGCACCCTCGCGGGACCGCTCTACGGGTGGCTGTTCGACGAGACTGTCACGGAGTTCCTTTCGAAGGCTGGGGAAGGCGGCGGCCTCCTCCCGTACCTCCGGGACAACCTCGGTCAGGCAACGATGACGACCGAACTCTACAACGGACTGACGGTCGGACAGGCCATCGACACCTTCCTGAACGGCCACGCCGAACTCTACGTCGGCGTCATCTTCGTGCTGTTCGTCCTGTTCATCCCGAACGGACTCCTCGGGACGGTCCGGGACCGCCTCGGCGGCCCGGTCGGCAAGCAGGTCGCACGGCGTCTGCGAGGTGACGAGAAATGA
- a CDS encoding branched-chain amino acid ABC transporter permease: MEFASTLANLVVMAGFVDALGQFLRPENLASVVVDGLAKAAIYVMIAGGLTLIFGLMGVLNFAHGSMTMIGAYLGGLLMVFAVGGTSSGATRLLVFFLALAATFALLAGLGGVVEVGLIRRLYDRPPVYQILLTFGLTLILDELVRIAVLFYGMQPTSDWQAALGTKPWFLSESVDLGLISVSGLSLFEIVIGTATVAGLWAFLTRTRYGLIIRAGSEDAEMTEALGIDVRRVFTVVFALGAGVAGIAGTLLMWDPAWGASVPLAADTLLPAFVVVIIGGLGTFRGTVVAAVIVGMADAVTTWWFVNEIDFASLPEMTIFLILVMMLILRPQGLFGVEEVGGH; the protein is encoded by the coding sequence ATGGAGTTCGCATCGACGCTCGCGAATCTCGTCGTGATGGCCGGGTTCGTGGACGCCCTCGGCCAGTTCCTCCGCCCGGAGAATCTGGCGTCGGTCGTCGTGGACGGACTGGCGAAGGCCGCCATCTACGTCATGATTGCGGGCGGTCTGACCCTCATCTTCGGCCTGATGGGCGTGCTGAACTTCGCTCACGGGTCGATGACGATGATAGGCGCGTATCTGGGCGGCCTGCTGATGGTGTTCGCCGTCGGCGGGACCTCCAGCGGCGCGACCCGCCTGCTGGTGTTCTTCCTCGCGCTGGCCGCGACGTTCGCGCTGTTGGCGGGACTGGGCGGCGTGGTCGAGGTCGGTCTCATCCGCCGACTCTACGACCGCCCGCCGGTCTACCAGATTCTGCTCACCTTCGGGTTGACGCTCATCTTGGACGAACTGGTCCGCATCGCGGTCCTGTTCTACGGGATGCAACCCACCAGCGACTGGCAGGCCGCACTCGGGACCAAGCCGTGGTTCCTCTCCGAGTCGGTGGACCTCGGTCTCATCTCGGTCAGCGGCCTCTCGCTGTTCGAAATCGTCATCGGCACCGCGACCGTCGCCGGCCTCTGGGCCTTCCTCACTCGGACGCGCTACGGCCTCATCATCCGGGCGGGAAGCGAGGACGCCGAGATGACCGAGGCGCTGGGCATCGACGTGCGCCGGGTGTTCACCGTGGTCTTCGCCCTCGGCGCTGGCGTGGCCGGCATCGCCGGGACGCTCCTGATGTGGGACCCCGCGTGGGGTGCCAGTGTCCCGCTGGCCGCCGACACGCTCCTCCCGGCGTTCGTGGTCGTCATCATCGGCGGTCTGGGCACCTTTCGGGGCACCGTCGTCGCGGCGGTCATCGTCGGGATGGCCGACGCCGTGACCACGTGGTGGTTCGTCAACGAAATCGACTTCGCAAGCCTGCCCGAGATGACCATCTTCCTCATCCTCGTGATGATGCTCATCTTGCGCCCGCAGGGCCTGTTCGGCGTCGAGGAGGTGGGTGGCCATTAG
- a CDS encoding ABC transporter ATP-binding protein: MTLLEVEDAHTYYGESHILEGVSLEVEEGEVVALVGRNGVGKTTTLRTILQLTAPREGSVRYRGEDLTGRDTHEVADMGVGWIPEERRIFTQLSVEENVRVAVPKDRDTREALEQAFDTFPDLREFADRDAGTLSGGQQQMLALARGLVGENDLLLVDEPSEGLAPLIVERVAQALSDAAEDTTLLLVEQNLPLALDLADRFYVIDNGQVVDEGNADETSADDERLRRYLSA; encoded by the coding sequence ATGACACTTCTAGAAGTTGAGGACGCCCACACCTACTACGGCGAGAGCCACATCCTCGAAGGCGTCTCGCTCGAAGTCGAGGAGGGCGAGGTCGTCGCGCTGGTCGGCCGGAACGGCGTGGGCAAGACCACGACCCTGCGGACCATCCTCCAGTTGACCGCGCCCCGCGAGGGGTCGGTCCGCTATCGCGGCGAGGACCTGACCGGCCGCGACACCCACGAGGTCGCCGACATGGGCGTCGGATGGATACCCGAGGAGCGACGCATCTTCACCCAGTTATCGGTCGAGGAGAACGTTCGGGTCGCGGTGCCGAAAGACCGCGACACCCGCGAGGCGCTCGAACAGGCGTTCGACACCTTCCCGGACCTCCGGGAGTTCGCCGACCGGGACGCCGGAACCCTCTCGGGCGGCCAACAGCAGATGCTCGCGCTGGCCCGCGGTCTGGTCGGCGAGAACGACCTCCTGCTGGTGGACGAACCGAGCGAAGGCCTCGCGCCGCTCATCGTGGAGCGAGTCGCACAAGCCCTCTCGGACGCCGCCGAGGACACCACGCTCCTGCTGGTCGAACAGAACCTGCCGCTGGCGCTGGACCTCGCTGACAGGTTCTACGTCATCGACAACGGGCAGGTCGTGGACGAGGGGAACGCCGACGAGACCTCTGCGGACGACGAGCGACTCAGGAGGTATCTCAGCGCATGA
- a CDS encoding ABC transporter ATP-binding protein has protein sequence MLRTSGLTKEFGGLTAVDTVDFALEENELCSLIGPNGAGKTTFFNLLTGVLTPTAGSVEVRDDGGWRDITSATPYETAALGLHRSYQITNVFPTSTVLENVRVAAQAASGDAMKFWRNARAFDEHIEEAHRILERVGLAEDAHTTAESLSHGAKRQLEVAVALAGDPDVLLMDEPNAGVSSESVDQIIDLIEDVATDHAVLLVEHNMDIVMNVSDRVVVLNQGEVIAEGEPQAVRNDPTVQQAYLGGYEAGSLDGENGGESPAGDSASDPEEGTA, from the coding sequence ATGTTGCGAACTTCGGGGTTGACGAAGGAGTTCGGCGGCCTGACAGCCGTCGATACGGTCGATTTCGCGCTGGAGGAGAACGAACTCTGTTCGCTCATCGGCCCGAACGGCGCGGGGAAGACGACGTTCTTCAACCTGCTGACTGGGGTGCTGACCCCGACTGCGGGGAGCGTTGAGGTCCGAGACGACGGCGGGTGGCGCGACATCACCAGCGCCACGCCCTACGAGACGGCCGCCCTCGGCCTGCACCGGTCGTACCAGATTACGAACGTCTTCCCGACCAGCACGGTGCTTGAGAACGTCCGGGTGGCCGCACAGGCCGCCAGCGGCGACGCCATGAAGTTCTGGCGCAACGCTAGGGCCTTCGACGAACACATCGAGGAGGCCCACCGAATCCTCGAACGGGTCGGCCTCGCCGAGGACGCCCACACCACCGCAGAGAGTCTGAGCCACGGCGCGAAGCGCCAGCTAGAGGTCGCGGTGGCGCTGGCGGGCGACCCCGACGTGCTATTGATGGACGAGCCAAACGCCGGGGTGTCCTCCGAGAGCGTGGACCAGATTATCGACCTCATCGAGGACGTGGCGACGGACCACGCGGTCCTGCTGGTCGAACACAACATGGACATCGTGATGAACGTCTCGGACCGTGTGGTCGTCCTGAATCAGGGCGAGGTCATCGCCGAGGGCGAACCGCAGGCGGTCCGCAACGACCCCACGGTTCAACAGGCCTACCTCGGCGGCTACGAGGCCGGAAGCCTCGACGGCGAGAACGGCGGAGAGTCGCCCGCAGGTGACTCCGCGTCGGACCCGGAGGAGGGAACGGCGTGA
- a CDS encoding ABC transporter substrate-binding protein → MNETTTNTTTQSNASGKVKIGVLQPTSGSIKYYGQQSLWGFYSGLAYKGDTDPIESGSTGTYTATVGDVDYELIVRDTGFQASKAQSLATSLVQDEEVDMLFGCASSGAANRVIKTVVKQAQVPYMAGPAASADITTSSETCGNLVFRASENTAMDARSGGKYVANETDVSKVFLFGADYSFGKAVVNNYEKVLKDEGVEIVGKKFVPQGHSEWKGLLDNATKAGAEGIVGGFTVNTLPKLFTAYLNGDYSYRVFGGFATRITNAVVGQTLQKALGKPLTKEKIQNANMGPFTTRYHWNQYDNEINNQFVDSYTSTYGTVPDLFTSGTFTAASAIVQAVNESGSTEGADIAEALRGMTVTDTPKGENGYTFQEYNNQARSAMTVANPVPTTDEWADNWKAAIMPGEPMATIDAEEATIPKDSDQMDCSL, encoded by the coding sequence ATGAACGAGACCACGACGAACACGACCACGCAGTCGAACGCGTCGGGCAAGGTCAAAATCGGCGTGCTTCAGCCTACGTCCGGCAGTATCAAGTATTACGGCCAGCAGAGCCTCTGGGGGTTCTACTCCGGTCTGGCGTACAAGGGCGATACCGACCCCATCGAGAGCGGGAGTACCGGTACCTACACCGCGACGGTCGGCGACGTGGACTACGAGCTAATCGTCCGGGACACCGGATTTCAGGCGAGTAAGGCCCAGTCGCTAGCGACCAGCCTCGTGCAGGACGAGGAGGTAGACATGCTCTTTGGCTGTGCCTCGTCCGGCGCGGCCAACCGCGTTATCAAGACGGTCGTCAAGCAGGCCCAAGTCCCCTACATGGCGGGTCCCGCGGCCTCGGCAGACATCACGACGAGTTCCGAGACCTGCGGTAATCTGGTGTTCCGCGCGAGCGAAAACACCGCGATGGACGCCCGGTCGGGCGGGAAGTACGTCGCCAACGAGACCGACGTGAGCAAGGTCTTCCTGTTCGGCGCGGACTACTCGTTCGGCAAAGCGGTCGTCAACAACTACGAGAAGGTCCTGAAAGACGAGGGCGTCGAAATCGTCGGCAAGAAGTTCGTGCCCCAAGGCCACTCCGAGTGGAAGGGCCTCCTCGACAACGCCACGAAAGCCGGTGCAGAAGGCATCGTCGGCGGGTTCACCGTCAACACCCTGCCGAAACTGTTCACCGCGTACCTCAACGGCGACTACTCCTATCGCGTGTTCGGCGGGTTCGCTACGCGAATCACCAACGCCGTCGTGGGCCAGACCCTCCAGAAGGCGCTCGGCAAGCCCCTGACCAAGGAGAAGATTCAGAACGCCAACATGGGGCCGTTCACCACGCGCTACCACTGGAACCAGTACGACAACGAAATCAACAACCAGTTCGTGGACAGTTACACCAGCACCTACGGCACGGTGCCCGACCTGTTCACCTCCGGAACGTTCACCGCGGCCTCCGCCATCGTGCAGGCCGTCAACGAGAGCGGTTCGACCGAGGGCGCGGACATCGCCGAGGCCCTGCGCGGGATGACCGTCACCGACACCCCGAAGGGCGAGAACGGCTACACCTTCCAAGAGTACAACAATCAGGCCCGGTCGGCGATGACCGTGGCGAACCCGGTCCCGACCACCGACGAGTGGGCCGACAACTGGAAGGCGGCCATCATGCCCGGCGAACCCATGGCCACCATCGACGCCGAGGAGGCGACGATTCCCAAAGACAGCGACCAGATGGATTGTTCGCTGTAG
- a CDS encoding SDR family NAD(P)-dependent oxidoreductase yields MTNEVEPPELSTDDMLVVDDDRFSSENVALVTGAASGIGRATALVLAENGLTVVGTDVDEEGLAETRTRAEDLGVEGTLETVAGDLREDVPEIVDSAAEYGNIALLANVAGMQHIDAIEEFPMEAYDRMQEVMVRAPVELAKECLPRMRETGFGCVGNMASVHGHYVTSDKVAYNVAKFGIRGLTQSIAAEGGTGGEGGKEGDDADIRAFSVSTGYVKTPLVTDQIPDTAEQRGISVQEVVEDVMLGQSRTKEMMTPAEVANLFVFGFSKHASHLNGGDLRFDDGMTLTYE; encoded by the coding sequence ATGACGAACGAAGTCGAACCCCCGGAACTCTCGACAGACGATATGCTCGTCGTGGACGACGACCGGTTCTCCTCGGAGAACGTCGCGCTCGTGACCGGCGCGGCCTCTGGCATCGGCCGGGCGACTGCGCTCGTCCTCGCCGAGAACGGTCTCACCGTGGTCGGCACCGACGTTGACGAGGAGGGCCTCGCCGAAACCCGAACTCGCGCCGAGGACCTCGGCGTCGAGGGGACCCTCGAAACAGTCGCTGGGGACCTCCGCGAGGACGTGCCCGAAATCGTGGATTCCGCGGCCGAGTACGGAAACATCGCCCTCCTCGCCAACGTCGCCGGGATGCAACACATCGACGCCATCGAGGAGTTCCCGATGGAGGCCTACGACCGGATGCAGGAGGTCATGGTTCGCGCGCCGGTCGAACTCGCCAAGGAATGTCTGCCCCGGATGCGCGAGACCGGTTTCGGATGCGTCGGCAACATGGCCTCGGTCCACGGCCACTACGTCACCAGCGACAAGGTGGCCTACAACGTGGCGAAGTTTGGGATTCGGGGTCTCACCCAGTCCATCGCCGCGGAGGGCGGAACTGGGGGCGAGGGCGGAAAAGAGGGCGACGACGCCGACATTCGCGCCTTCTCGGTCAGCACGGGGTACGTGAAGACGCCGCTCGTGACCGACCAGATTCCCGATACCGCCGAACAACGCGGCATCTCGGTCCAAGAAGTCGTGGAGGACGTGATGTTGGGCCAGTCGCGCACGAAAGAGATGATGACGCCCGCCGAGGTGGCCAACCTGTTCGTCTTCGGCTTCTCGAAGCACGCCAGCCACCTCAACGGCGGGGATTTGCGCTTCGACGACGGGATGACGCTGACCTACGAGTAG
- a CDS encoding MFS transporter, producing the protein MERGWKPVVTIAGWQTAASLCYYSIFAATAFVREDFGLSRTLVGVFLTSALVGYTLNLFPSGAAVDGFGERTAMVASLLALAVGTVAVSLAPGFLPLLGAAVLLGAAYATAMPASNKGIVASAPRGRENLAMGVKQVGVTAGSGTASLVVTGVAAVLTWRVGFWAIALLAGGYAVAFRFAYSGTGGSGRLEFPDLSGLADDRAYLLLVVAGAFVGATIFSMLGYVILYVEDVVGASAAVGGVLLALTQIAGSAGRVGAGSLADRFGGAGGAATISLAQFGAGVALFGSLAAGVTALPIAAVVFAGLGLTVLGSTGVYYSCLGDLVASDELGAATAGGQTAINVGGLLAPPAFGYLADTAGYRAGWAALALCSAAGMALLWGVRREISTGP; encoded by the coding sequence GTGGAACGCGGCTGGAAACCGGTAGTGACCATCGCTGGCTGGCAGACGGCGGCGAGCCTCTGCTACTACAGCATCTTCGCCGCGACGGCGTTCGTCCGCGAGGACTTCGGCCTCTCTCGCACGCTCGTCGGCGTCTTCCTGACTTCAGCACTGGTCGGCTACACCCTGAACCTCTTTCCGAGCGGTGCCGCGGTGGACGGGTTCGGCGAGCGCACCGCGATGGTCGCCAGTCTGCTGGCGCTTGCGGTCGGCACCGTCGCGGTTTCGCTCGCGCCCGGCTTTCTGCCCCTGCTGGGCGCGGCGGTCTTGCTCGGCGCGGCCTACGCCACCGCGATGCCCGCCTCGAACAAGGGAATCGTGGCCTCGGCTCCTCGGGGCCGGGAGAATCTGGCGATGGGCGTCAAGCAGGTCGGCGTGACCGCCGGGAGCGGGACAGCATCGCTGGTCGTGACCGGCGTTGCCGCGGTGCTGACGTGGCGGGTCGGCTTCTGGGCCATCGCGCTCCTCGCCGGAGGCTACGCGGTCGCTTTCCGATTCGCCTACTCGGGCACCGGCGGGTCCGGCCGGTTGGAGTTCCCCGACCTCTCGGGACTGGCCGACGACCGGGCCTACCTCCTGCTGGTCGTCGCCGGAGCGTTCGTCGGCGCGACCATCTTCTCGATGCTCGGCTACGTCATCCTCTACGTCGAGGACGTGGTGGGAGCGAGTGCCGCTGTCGGGGGCGTCCTCCTCGCGCTGACCCAAATCGCGGGGAGCGCGGGCCGAGTCGGCGCAGGGTCGCTGGCCGACCGCTTCGGCGGCGCAGGAGGAGCGGCGACGATTTCGCTCGCTCAGTTCGGCGCGGGGGTCGCGCTGTTCGGGTCGCTCGCCGCGGGAGTAACCGCCCTCCCGATTGCGGCCGTCGTCTTCGCCGGCCTCGGTCTGACGGTCCTCGGTTCGACCGGGGTCTACTACTCCTGTCTGGGGGACCTCGTGGCCAGCGACGAGTTGGGCGCGGCGACCGCTGGCGGCCAGACCGCCATCAACGTCGGCGGCCTGTTGGCCCCGCCGGCGTTCGGCTATCTCGCCGACACCGCGGGTTACCGGGCCGGATGGGCCGCGCTGGCGCTCTGCTCGGCCGCCGGGATGGCGTTGCTGTGGGGCGTTCGCCGGGAGATTTCGACCGGTCCCTGA
- a CDS encoding helix-turn-helix domain-containing protein: protein MIDITMDMEQYDCPFIDTTDDHGIGFSAIQWDFDRVNDQLETRMMVEGDDREVLSNGLSALRDHDNMRDYKLLTRRGNVAHIRTVIGETDAMETIRDNDGYITGPFYIESGSEVWHVGFDGIGDADTTLAELERDNEYDVLERDNTEMPEMQDFVQNAGAAMTLIEGCRDLSDVERETLETAVSDGYFENPRGATLGHLADEFDVSKPAVSKNLRRGQQKMIQRVVEALEELE, encoded by the coding sequence ATGATAGACATCACGATGGACATGGAGCAGTACGACTGCCCGTTTATCGACACCACGGACGACCACGGCATCGGCTTCTCGGCTATCCAGTGGGACTTCGACCGGGTGAACGACCAACTGGAGACCCGGATGATGGTCGAGGGCGACGACCGGGAGGTCCTCTCGAACGGGCTTTCGGCCCTCCGAGATCACGATAACATGCGCGACTACAAACTCCTCACGCGCCGGGGCAACGTCGCCCACATCCGGACGGTCATCGGCGAAACCGACGCCATGGAGACGATTCGAGACAACGACGGCTACATCACCGGTCCCTTCTACATCGAGAGCGGAAGCGAAGTTTGGCACGTCGGGTTCGACGGCATCGGCGACGCCGACACCACGCTGGCGGAACTGGAGCGAGACAACGAGTACGACGTGTTGGAACGGGACAACACCGAGATGCCCGAGATGCAGGACTTCGTGCAGAACGCCGGGGCCGCGATGACCCTCATCGAGGGATGCCGGGACCTCTCGGACGTGGAGCGCGAGACGCTGGAGACCGCAGTCTCTGACGGCTACTTCGAGAACCCCCGAGGAGCAACCCTCGGCCACCTCGCCGACGAGTTCGACGTATCCAAGCCTGCGGTCTCGAAGAATCTGCGGCGCGGGCAACAGAAGATGATTCAGCGCGTCGTGGAGGCGCTCGAGGAATTGGAATAG